One genomic window of Salvia miltiorrhiza cultivar Shanhuang (shh) chromosome 4, IMPLAD_Smil_shh, whole genome shotgun sequence includes the following:
- the LOC131023018 gene encoding uncharacterized protein LOC131023018, with product MKCGLATDDDVEALLATADYPMVYVEHYNGPIVEEARWPTFNFAEPSGHVGEAQCSQYETPYYHHTSFHGVQSSPPRQYFTWDGQPLDESAWNQTERLNEVCGRLNDVRTDDEPEHEAEGSVASGDDDDSDDEEFDPALEVGTASDASEDLLDDDLIDFTKTERAGWIRQSTTHDGHGPAETGDLTNWLVPLIPVDASASLVARESDPSRVDDLQKNSFYNSKDDLIIAVGLWNMKRGAETKVVRSDPGRVYFSCKHSDNCNFDLRASSHGRGMWRVHKLKEHSCEGDLRTAKKIKAHSKVVAAFVANRIRDDGEVIKPKSIMAELLRDFGIKIKYDVALRARNLGMDMIYGRVDDSFLLLPRYLYALKEANPGTLYDLDVDVDCRFKHLFVALWASISPFYFHLRPVIVVDGTHLKGKNSGILFVAVTKDGNEAVFPLAIGVGPIENDESWKWFMSHLRGACGEPDNLLIVSDAHVSIANAVKSEFPNATHGICYYHLLNKMKGYGPGVAELFRQAAYAYEQSDYTRAMSAMAALKPKAYEKLLRVGPEKWARSQCPVSRYSFLTSNAAESFNARLLWARRLPICSMLEAVRLVVEQWFNDRLAAAQESDENLTPEAKQKLSAELVKSRRYTAKRTTERKYRVRASGRHYMVDLQKQSCECNEFNEDQMPCSHAIAAITEANESVEDYVHSYYWNSSLVDTYSGDVNHLPPIENWNIPFHTASQLVLPNLSRRQAGRPKETRVRSAGERPTQNTSTAEASTSSKKRAPKTCGLCGGSGHTRRSCKGTATDA from the exons ATGAAATGTGGCTTGGCCACAGACGATGACGTGGAAGCCTTGTTGGCAACTGCCGActatcccatggtgtacgttgagcactACAACGGTCCGATTGTAGAAGAAGCCCGCTGGCCTACTTTTAATTTTGCTGAACCTTCGGGACACGTAGGTGAAGCACAATGCAGTCAGTATGAGACGCCGTATTATCATCATACGTCGTTTCATGGTGTCCAGAGCTCGCCTCCACGACAATATTTTACATGGGATGGACAACCGCTAGACGAATCTGCATGGAATCAAACCGAAAGGCTTAATGAAGTATGTGGGAGATTGAACGATGTGCGGACAGATGATGAACCTGAGCACGAAGCTGAAGGCTCGGTTGCATCAGGAGACGATGATGATTCTGATGATGAAGAATTTGACCCTGCGCTCGAGGTGGGCACTGCTTCTGatgcctctgaggatttattagacgacGATCTAATCGATTTCACGAAgaccgagcgagcaggttggatccgacaaagtacaACACATGACGGACATGGGCCAGCCGAGACCGGTgatctaactaattggttagttcccttgattccagtggacgcctCGGCTTCGCTggttgctcgcgagagtgaccCTTCTAGAGTTGATGATCTGCAGAAGAATTCTTTTTACAACAGCAAAGACGACCTGATCATTGCTGTTGGTTTGTGGAACATGAAGCGAGGCGCTGAGACAAAAGTTGTCCGCTCAGATCCGGGACGAGTCTATTTCTCGTGCAAGCACTCTGACAACTGCAATTTCGATCTTCGTGCGTCTAGTCACGGCCGAGGGATGTGGAGAGTGCATAAGTTGAAAGAGCATTCATGCGAAGGGGACTTGCGCACAGCTAAAAAAATCAAGGCGCACTCGAAGGTGGTGGCAGCGTTTGTGGCAAACAGAATACGCGATGATggagaggtcattaagccgaaatcCATCATGGCTGAGTTATTACGCGATTTcggcatcaaaatcaaatatgatgtcgcgctgcgtgcaagaaatctcgGGATGGATATGATATACGGTCGAGTTGATGATTCGTTCCTCCTGCTCCCAAGATATCTGTATGCCCTGAAGGAAGCGAATCCTGGCACCTTATATGATTTGGATGTAGATGTAGACTGCCGGTTCAAACATTTGTTTGTTGCTCTGTGGGCTTCCATCTCACCTTTCTACTTTCACCTTCGACCAGTGATTGTGGTTGACGGCACACACCTGAAGGGCAAAAATAGTGGCATTTTGTTTGTCGCCGTGACAAAAGACGGAAACGAGGCAGTTTTTCCCTTGGCGATCGGTGTCGgtccgatcgagaatgatgagtcgTGGAAGTGGTTTATGTCACATCTGAGAGGTGCTTGCGGCGAGCCCGATAACTTACTTATTGTATctgatgcgcatgtctccatcgctaatgctgtgaagagcgagtttccaaatgctactcacggtATTTGCTACTACCACTTGTTGAACAAGATGAAGGGTTACGGGCCCGGTGTTGCTGAGCTTTTCCGCCAAGCTGCATACGCCTACGAGCAATCAGATTACACGCGTGCAATGTCAGCCATGGCTGCTCTGAAGCCAAAGGCGTACGAGAAGTTGTTGCGCGTAGGCCCGgagaagtgggcacgatcacaaTGTCCTGTGTCCCGTTACAGTTTCCTTACATCCAATGCCGCCGAGAGTTTTAATGCACGTTTGCTGTGGGCCAGGCGTCTTCCAATCTGCTCGATGTTGGAGGCAGTCAGATTAGTTGTCGAGCAGTGGTTCAACGACAGGCTTGCGGCCGCACAAGAGAGCGATGAAAATCTGACTCCGGAGGCAAAACAGAAGCTCAGTGCAGAACTTGTAAAAAGTCGTCGTTACACAGCCAAGAGGACCACCGAGAGAAAATACAGGGTTCGTGCTAGTGGTCGCCATTATATGGTTGACCTTCAAAAGCAGAGCTGTGAATGCAACGAATTCAACGAGGACCAGATgccgtgttctcatgcgatTGCAGCCATTAC TGAGGCGAACGAGTCAGTGGAGGATTACGTGCACTCTTACTACTGGAACAGTTCACTAGTTGACACATACTCTGGCGACGTTAACCACTTGCCTCCCATAGAAAATTGGAATATTCCTTTCCACACTGCATCTCAGCTTGTTTTACCAAATCTCTCTCGGCGACAAGCTGGTCGTCCAAAGGAAACTCGAGTTCGATCCGCAGGTGAAAGGCCGACTCAAAACACATCAACAGCGGAGGCATCAACTAGTAGCAAGAAACGAGCACCCAAAACGTGTGGTCTCTGTGGCGGGTCTGGTCACACACGTCGATCGTGCAAGGGTACGGCCACCGATGCGTAG